From Onychostoma macrolepis isolate SWU-2019 chromosome 05, ASM1243209v1, whole genome shotgun sequence, one genomic window encodes:
- the slc14a2 gene encoding urea transporter 2, with protein MPGTQLTKGGPHLCRTSTSQYPSAQNTKELQPLMANPVRETTEQKKQQPQGPERPNSPLKFKAKLMQWVSYIAGDMPAFGEWMKGQFILLQILDWVLRGAAQVMFVNNPLSGLIIFAGLILQNRWWALNGFVGTLFATISALILGQNRGAIANGLYGYNGILVGLLMAVFSNAGDWYWWLLLPNIFMSMACPIVSSALASINSRWGLPVFTLPFNILVCLHMVATGHYNHHFPQVLFQPRTSMHNLTWSELDYPKLFRSIPVGIGQVYGCDNAWTGGIFMIALFISSPITSAHATIGSAVGMVSGLALAAPFQNIYFGLWGYNCVLACIAIGGMFYALTWQTHLLAVACAFFCAYLGSAIANVMSTFGLPACTWPFCLSALTFLLITTEIKSIYKLPLAKVTYPEKNLIYFWKMKKEERIDKQRKKQEKDIESQQRKEEILAAIEMKDPEHLDVCTVDVPQEETTQNRPDRNAEAIQPNLTQL; from the exons ATGCCTGGAACACAACTGACTAAG GGTGGCCCACATCTCTGCAGAACTTCTACTTCACAGTATCCCAGCGCTCAAAACACAAAG GAGCTGCAACCACTCATGGCGAATCCAGTCCGTGAAACTACAGAGCAGAAGAAACAGCAGCCGCAGGGACCTGAGAGGCCAAATTCACCTCTGAAGTTTAAAGCAAAGCTCATGCAATGGGTCTCTTACATTGCTGGAGACATGCCCGCATTCGGTGAATGGATGAAAG GGCAATTTATCCTTCTCCAGATTCTGGACTGGGTGCTGCGGGGAGCTGCTCAGGTGATGTTTGTGAACAACCCTCTCAGCGGACTGATCATCTTTGCTGGACTGATCCTGCAGAACCGATGGTGGGCACTCAATGGTTTTGTTGGCACTCTGTTTGCTACAATTTCTGCCCTCATCCTTGGTCAGAACAG AGGTGCAATTGCGAACGGCCTGTATGGATATAACGGCATCTTGGTTGGTCTCCTGATGGCGGTTTTCTCGAATGCAGGAGATTGGTATTGGTGGCTGCTGCTTCCCAACATTTTCATGTCAATGGCATG tcCCATAGTGTCCAGTGCCTTGGCTTCCATCAACAGTCGGTGGGGCCTGCCCGTTTTCACGCTGCCGTTTAACATACTAGTGTGTCTCCACATGGTGGCTACAGGCCACTACAATCACCACTTCCCTCAGGTTCTCTTCCAGCCACGCACATCCATGCATAACTTGACATGGTCTGAGCTGGATTATCCTAAG CTCTTCCGCTCAATCCCTGTGGGTATTGGGCAGGTATATGGGTGTGACAATGCTTGGACAGGAGGGATATTCATGATCGCCTTGTTCATCTCCTCACCCATAACATCTGCACATGCCACTATTGGATCAGCAGTTGGTATGGTGTCAG GTCTTGCTCTTGCTGCGCCGTTCCAGAACATCTACTTTGGCCTGTGGGGTTATAACTGTGTTTTGGCCTGCATTGCCATTGGTGGGATGTTCTACGCTCTCACATGGCAGACACATCTTCTGGCTGTGGCCTGTG CATTCTTCTGTGCATATCTCGGCTCGGCCATCGCAAATGTGATGTCTACT TTTGGACTACCAGCATGCACCTGGCCCTTCTGTCTCTCTGCCCTCACTTTCCTTTTGATCACCACTGAGATAAAAAGCATTTATAAACTGCCTCTTGCTAAAGTCACCTACCCTGAGAAAAACCTGATATACTTCTGGAAGATGAAGAAAGAGGAGAGGATcgacaaacaaagaaaaaaacaagagaaAGATATAGAATCACAGCAGAGGAAAGAGGAAATATTGGCTGCAATAGAAATGAAAGATCCTGAGCATCTTGATGTTTGCACTGTGGATGTTCCGCAAGAGGAAACCACACAAAATAGACCAGATAGGAATGCAGAGGCAATTCAACCCAATTTAACTCAATTATAA